In Corynebacterium aquatimens, one genomic interval encodes:
- a CDS encoding bifunctional hydroxymethylpyrimidine kinase/phosphomethylpyrimidine kinase, giving the protein MTTAIPRVLSIAGTDPTGGAGIQADLKSIAAAGGYGMCVVTSLVAQNTQGVRSIHTPPQEFLKEQLDAVFDDVEVDAIKIGMLGDAETTATVSEALAGREVPVVVVDPVMVATSGDRLLSEDAEAALRQFVRDHATVVTPNIPELAVLTENEPAADFDEAVEQGKAYAAATGVAVLVKGGHLSGDASNALVSPDGSVEVARVPRVDTKNTHGTGCSLSSALATRLALGSEAGSGAGSAAAVRWASDWLYEAIANADALGVGKGNGPVDHSHRARRLAAAASTQPWDLSGDRPAGETGQLLAAKIPAAGPHTQALWDRAAAKVWPDTLNLPFITALRSGDLAEDDFEFYLLQDAHYLEEYARALAQVGIKAHTPDDQVWWANSSAEAIHAEAELHRTWFAQHDLDHASSRPSPVTNAYTDFLVSETAVEEYAVGAAAVLPCFWLYAEVGLHLAENNHADHPYNAWLSMYGGDDFVGEVKQALDATERALEEASPAARKRAAEAFMYACYHELAFFDQASRRA; this is encoded by the coding sequence ATGACTACTGCTATCCCCCGAGTCCTGTCCATCGCCGGCACTGACCCAACCGGTGGCGCTGGTATCCAGGCCGACCTGAAATCGATCGCCGCTGCTGGCGGATACGGAATGTGCGTGGTCACCTCCCTGGTGGCGCAAAACACCCAGGGGGTGCGCTCCATCCACACTCCACCGCAGGAGTTCCTGAAAGAGCAGCTCGACGCGGTCTTCGACGACGTTGAGGTCGACGCCATCAAGATCGGCATGCTGGGGGATGCCGAAACCACCGCCACTGTCAGTGAGGCCCTGGCCGGACGCGAAGTTCCGGTGGTCGTCGTTGACCCCGTGATGGTGGCCACCTCCGGCGACCGCCTGCTTAGCGAGGATGCCGAGGCTGCGCTGCGCCAATTCGTGCGCGACCACGCCACCGTGGTCACCCCGAACATCCCGGAGCTGGCCGTACTCACGGAGAACGAGCCCGCCGCGGACTTCGACGAAGCGGTAGAACAGGGCAAAGCGTACGCCGCCGCAACCGGGGTTGCTGTGTTGGTCAAGGGCGGCCACCTCAGCGGTGATGCCTCCAACGCGTTGGTCTCCCCCGACGGATCCGTCGAGGTTGCCCGCGTGCCCCGCGTGGACACGAAGAACACCCACGGCACCGGCTGCTCCCTGTCGTCGGCGCTGGCCACTCGCCTGGCGCTCGGCTCTGAGGCTGGGTCCGGGGCTGGTTCGGCCGCGGCGGTTCGCTGGGCTTCGGACTGGCTCTACGAGGCCATCGCTAACGCCGATGCGCTTGGAGTTGGCAAGGGCAACGGCCCCGTCGACCATTCCCACCGCGCGCGACGTCTTGCCGCTGCAGCGTCCACCCAGCCGTGGGACCTGTCCGGTGACCGCCCAGCGGGTGAGACCGGCCAGCTTCTTGCTGCCAAGATCCCGGCCGCCGGCCCCCACACCCAGGCTCTCTGGGACCGCGCTGCTGCCAAGGTCTGGCCCGACACGTTGAACTTGCCGTTCATCACAGCGCTGCGCTCCGGCGACTTGGCTGAAGACGATTTTGAGTTTTACTTGCTGCAGGACGCGCACTACCTGGAAGAGTACGCCCGCGCTTTGGCCCAGGTTGGAATCAAGGCCCACACCCCTGATGACCAGGTCTGGTGGGCTAACTCCTCCGCCGAAGCTATCCACGCCGAGGCTGAGCTGCACCGCACCTGGTTTGCCCAGCACGACCTGGATCACGCGTCGTCCCGGCCCAGCCCGGTTACCAACGCGTACACGGACTTCCTGGTGTCTGAAACCGCCGTGGAAGAATACGCTGTCGGCGCTGCGGCGGTCCTGCCGTGCTTCTGGCTCTACGCTGAGGTGGGCCTCCACCTCGCTGAGAACAACCACGCCGACCACCCGTACAACGCGTGGCTGTCCATGTACGGCGGCGATGACTTCGTCGGCGAGGTCAAGCAGGCACTTGATGCCACCGAACGCGCCCTCGAGGAGGCTTCCCCCGCCGCCCGTAAACGCGCCGCTGAAGCCTTCATGTACGCCTGCTACCACGAGCTGGCGTTCTTCGACCAAGCCTCGCGCCGCGCCTAA
- a CDS encoding carbohydrate kinase family protein: protein MITVYGEALVDLVPVGKRALVPLEPALGGGPFNVARALGRMGSDVAFQSRLSSDNFGQALRSSLIDAHVDLSHCPTGEEPTSLAVASIGADGSASYQFYVEGTADRFADPVAVDKGFAVFGTLSLALQPAASRYAAVARACADAGVVVCLDPNIRPAFATEKHRTFLRDFLESVTVLKLSDSEVEFLGDTSHVPVVVTTSAAGLHVRAPFGECFEPSERMEGDDISDTIGAGDTVMAALAHQFDRLGGVNPDSADSADDSGFEGLSRDTLLALSESDWRSILRFAARAAAITISRPGADTPYARELYPETDIPANAPEPPPDFTFNFTLPD, encoded by the coding sequence ATGATCACTGTTTACGGCGAGGCACTGGTTGACCTGGTGCCCGTCGGCAAGCGGGCGCTCGTGCCACTTGAACCCGCGCTTGGTGGTGGACCCTTCAACGTCGCTCGCGCGTTGGGCCGCATGGGCTCGGATGTCGCGTTTCAATCGCGGTTGTCCAGCGACAACTTCGGCCAGGCCCTTCGCAGCTCGCTTATCGACGCCCACGTGGACCTTTCCCACTGCCCCACCGGCGAGGAACCGACGAGCCTGGCCGTGGCATCGATCGGTGCGGATGGTTCCGCGAGCTACCAGTTTTACGTGGAGGGAACGGCCGACCGGTTCGCGGATCCGGTCGCTGTCGATAAGGGGTTTGCGGTGTTCGGAACACTGTCGCTTGCGCTGCAACCGGCCGCCTCGCGCTACGCTGCGGTCGCCCGCGCATGTGCGGACGCGGGGGTGGTGGTGTGCCTTGACCCTAATATCCGGCCCGCCTTCGCCACGGAGAAGCACCGGACATTCCTGCGCGATTTCCTCGAATCGGTGACGGTTCTGAAGCTATCAGACAGCGAAGTTGAATTCCTTGGCGACACTTCTCATGTGCCCGTGGTGGTGACCACGTCTGCCGCCGGCCTTCACGTTCGCGCGCCGTTCGGCGAGTGCTTTGAACCTTCTGAGCGCATGGAAGGCGACGATATTTCCGACACCATCGGCGCCGGCGACACCGTCATGGCGGCACTTGCGCACCAGTTCGACCGCCTCGGTGGTGTGAACCCAGACTCCGCTGACTCTGCAGACGATTCTGGCTTCGAGGGCCTTAGCCGCGACACACTTCTTGCACTCAGCGAGTCTGACTGGCGAAGCATCCTTCGTTTCGCCGCACGCGCTGCCGCGATCACGATCTCCCGCCCGGGCGCCGACACCCCCTATGCCCGTGAGCTCTACCCAGAAACCGACATCCCCGCCAACGCGCCCGAGCCACCGCCGGATTTCACCTTCAACTTCACCCTCCCGGACTAG
- a CDS encoding antitoxin VbhA family protein, giving the protein MTAPHDDPRTEDHKVAAVNASMIMAGQTLSPELESEGRKILRGELSADESVLRYLEENGLRESARAAELRRRTSGAA; this is encoded by the coding sequence ATGACTGCACCTCATGACGACCCCCGCACCGAAGACCACAAAGTCGCGGCCGTCAATGCGTCCATGATCATGGCCGGCCAAACTCTGTCACCTGAGCTTGAAAGCGAAGGACGCAAAATTCTTCGGGGCGAACTCTCTGCTGATGAATCCGTCCTCCGATACTTGGAAGAGAACGGCTTACGCGAAAGCGCGCGTGCTGCCGAGCTACGGCGCCGCACGTCCGGGGCGGCATAG
- a CDS encoding Fic/DOC family protein: MPRKQDAAPENFFGIEDARDLELIAGELSGRRLFELESGPPLREFTRESLIEVHRHLLQDVYPWAGQIRSTEVGAMGLMMCRAEFVEDELGRVMRRIQKQPPSTADLNMADATIADHWCELTIVHPFRDGNSRTQRYFFDQMFRAAGWVVDWTQVNASHAHAARYVGAATADASFLAQLLLPAVYPVDALPPTGEGSLRKTQGHRDSNSAEIFQHMMQFRRDHPAAPWEPPTST, encoded by the coding sequence ATGCCCCGCAAACAAGACGCTGCGCCCGAAAACTTTTTTGGCATTGAAGACGCTCGCGATCTGGAGCTAATTGCTGGTGAGCTCTCGGGCCGACGTCTGTTCGAACTCGAATCCGGTCCGCCTCTCCGTGAGTTCACCCGCGAATCTCTGATTGAAGTTCACCGGCATTTGTTGCAAGACGTCTACCCTTGGGCAGGCCAAATCCGTTCCACCGAGGTGGGTGCCATGGGCTTGATGATGTGCCGGGCCGAGTTCGTCGAAGACGAGCTGGGCCGAGTAATGCGACGGATCCAGAAACAACCGCCGTCCACGGCAGATTTGAATATGGCGGACGCCACCATCGCCGATCATTGGTGCGAACTCACAATCGTGCACCCATTCCGCGATGGCAATTCGCGTACTCAACGCTACTTCTTCGACCAGATGTTTCGTGCAGCGGGATGGGTCGTGGACTGGACGCAGGTCAATGCCTCTCACGCACACGCAGCACGTTACGTCGGGGCAGCTACCGCCGATGCGTCGTTCTTAGCACAACTGCTTCTCCCCGCGGTGTATCCCGTCGACGCTCTCCCGCCAACAGGCGAAGGTAGCCTGAGAAAGACCCAGGGCCACCGAGACAGCAACTCCGCCGAAATTTTCCAACACATGATGCAGTTCCGTCGGGACCACCCGGCTGCACCGTGGGAACCGCCAACCAGTACTTAG
- the rpsQ gene encoding 30S ribosomal protein S17: MSDTQETKGPKHTPKQPKEKGLQKRRRGYVISDKMDKTIVVEVEDRKSHGLYGKIVRTTKRVKAHDETNTAGIGDLVRIEETRPLSKDKHFRLIEIIEKAR, from the coding sequence ATGTCTGATACCCAAGAGACCAAGGGCCCGAAGCACACGCCGAAGCAGCCCAAGGAGAAGGGCCTGCAGAAGCGTCGCCGCGGCTACGTGATTTCCGACAAGATGGACAAGACCATCGTCGTCGAGGTCGAGGACCGCAAGTCCCACGGCCTGTACGGCAAGATCGTCCGTACCACCAAGCGCGTGAAGGCTCACGACGAGACCAACACCGCCGGCATCGGCGACCTCGTCCGCATCGAGGAGACCCGCCCGCTGTCCAAGGACAAGCACTTCCGCCTCATCGAGATCATCGAGAAGGCCCGCTAG
- the rpmC gene encoding 50S ribosomal protein L29: MPVGTPAHEFRELSDSELKDRLAAAKEELFNLRFQHATGQLSNNRRISAVKRDVARIYTVLRERELGLSVTPGTEGADN; the protein is encoded by the coding sequence ATGCCAGTTGGAACCCCCGCACACGAGTTCCGCGAGCTCAGCGACTCCGAGCTGAAGGATCGCCTCGCTGCTGCCAAGGAAGAGCTGTTCAACCTGCGCTTCCAGCACGCTACCGGCCAGCTGTCCAACAACCGCCGCATCTCCGCGGTGAAGCGTGACGTGGCCCGCATCTACACGGTTCTGCGCGAGCGCGAGCTCGGCCTCTCCGTCACCCCAGGCACCGAAGGAGCTGACAACTAA
- the rplP gene encoding 50S ribosomal protein L16, with product MLIPKRVKYRRQHRPTRRGVSKGGNRINFGDYAIQALEPAYITNRQIEAARIAINRHVKRGGKVWINIYPDRPLTQKPLGVRMGSGKGPVEKWVANVKPGRILFEMSYPNEATAYEALRRAGQKLPCKVRIIKKEDQF from the coding sequence ATGCTTATCCCTAAGCGCGTCAAGTACCGCCGCCAGCACCGCCCGACCCGTCGTGGCGTGTCCAAGGGTGGCAACCGTATCAACTTCGGTGACTACGCAATCCAGGCTCTTGAGCCGGCGTACATCACCAACCGCCAGATTGAGGCAGCACGTATTGCCATCAACCGTCACGTCAAGCGTGGCGGTAAGGTCTGGATCAACATCTACCCGGATCGCCCCCTGACCCAGAAGCCGCTCGGTGTTCGTATGGGTTCCGGTAAGGGCCCGGTGGAGAAGTGGGTGGCCAACGTCAAGCCTGGCCGCATCCTGTTCGAAATGTCGTACCCGAACGAGGCAACCGCCTACGAGGCCCTGCGCCGCGCTGGCCAGAAGCTTCCGTGCAAGGTCCGCATCATCAAGAAGGAGGACCAGTTCTAA
- the rpsC gene encoding 30S ribosomal protein S3, protein MGQKIHPHGLRLGITSDWKSHWYADKNYSDYVAEDIKIREFLSKGLERAGIADVVIERTRDRVRVDIHTARPGIVIGRRGAEADRIRRELEKLTGKMVALNILEVKNVDANAALVAQSVAEQLVNRVAFRRAMRKAIQSAMRNPQVKGIKIQCSGRLGGAEMSRVERYHEGRVPLHTLRAEIDYGTAEAATTFGIIGVKVWIYKGDVVGGVRESDLALANDRRGRGDRDRRPRRGGQRRQRSEQKKEG, encoded by the coding sequence ATGGGTCAGAAAATTCACCCCCACGGCCTCCGGTTGGGCATCACTTCCGATTGGAAGTCCCACTGGTACGCCGACAAGAACTACTCCGACTACGTCGCCGAGGACATCAAGATCCGCGAGTTCCTCTCCAAGGGTCTTGAGCGCGCCGGCATCGCCGACGTTGTCATCGAGCGCACCCGCGACCGTGTCCGCGTGGACATTCACACCGCCCGCCCGGGCATCGTGATCGGCCGCCGCGGTGCTGAGGCAGACCGCATCCGTCGCGAGCTGGAAAAGCTCACCGGCAAGATGGTTGCCCTGAACATCCTCGAGGTCAAGAACGTCGACGCTAACGCAGCGCTCGTCGCTCAGTCCGTCGCGGAGCAGCTGGTCAACCGTGTGGCATTCCGCCGCGCGATGCGTAAGGCTATCCAGTCCGCTATGCGTAACCCGCAGGTCAAGGGCATCAAGATTCAGTGCTCCGGCCGTCTGGGCGGCGCTGAAATGTCCCGCGTCGAGCGCTACCACGAAGGCCGTGTGCCCCTGCACACCCTGCGTGCAGAGATCGACTACGGCACGGCGGAAGCAGCAACCACCTTCGGCATCATCGGTGTCAAGGTATGGATTTACAAGGGCGACGTCGTTGGTGGCGTTCGCGAGTCCGACCTCGCACTGGCAAACGACCGCCGCGGCCGCGGCGACCGTGACCGCCGCCCCCGCCGGGGTGGCCAGCGTCGCCAGCGCTCAGAGCAGAAGAAGGAGGGCTAA
- the rplV gene encoding 50S ribosomal protein L22 gives MAETITSARATAKYVRTSYTKAGRVLDLIRGKSVSEALAILKYAPQGASTQIAKVVASAAANAENNFGLDPRTLVVSECYANEGPTMRRYQPRAQGRAFQIRKRTCHITVVVESQDASQKEGAK, from the coding sequence ATGGCTGAGACCATCACATCCGCCCGCGCCACGGCTAAGTACGTCCGCACTTCCTACACGAAGGCTGGCCGCGTACTTGACCTCATCCGCGGCAAGTCCGTCTCCGAGGCTCTCGCGATCCTGAAGTACGCCCCGCAGGGTGCGTCCACCCAGATCGCCAAGGTCGTCGCTTCTGCAGCGGCAAACGCTGAGAACAACTTCGGCCTGGACCCGCGCACGCTCGTCGTTTCCGAGTGCTACGCAAACGAGGGTCCGACGATGCGCCGCTACCAGCCACGCGCACAAGGTCGCGCGTTCCAGATCCGCAAGCGCACCTGCCACATCACCGTTGTTGTGGAGAGCCAAGACGCTAGCCAGAAAGAAGGGGCCAAGTAA
- the rpsS gene encoding 30S ribosomal protein S19 produces MPRSLKKGPFVDEHLLNKVDAQNEAGTKQVIKTWSRRSTILPDFIGHTFAVHDGRKHVPVFVDESMVGHKLGEFAPTKTFKGHVKEEKGRR; encoded by the coding sequence ATGCCACGCAGCCTGAAGAAAGGCCCGTTCGTCGACGAGCACCTCCTCAACAAGGTGGACGCTCAGAACGAGGCTGGCACCAAGCAGGTCATCAAGACCTGGTCACGCCGTTCCACCATTCTCCCCGACTTCATCGGTCACACCTTCGCCGTCCACGACGGCCGCAAGCACGTGCCGGTGTTCGTGGATGAGTCCATGGTGGGCCACAAGCTCGGCGAGTTCGCACCGACCAAGACCTTCAAGGGTCACGTCAAAGAAGAGAAGGGACGCAGGTAA
- the rplB gene encoding 50S ribosomal protein L2: MAIRKYKPTTPGRRNSSVSEFEEVTRSTPEKSLLRPLPKSGGRNSHGHITTRHRGGGHKRRYRVIDFRRNDKDGVPAKVAHIEYDPNRTANIALLHYFDGEKRYIIAPKGLKQGTVIESGPTADIKVGNNLPLRNIPTGTTVHAVELKPGAGAKLARSAGTSIQLLGKEGTYAVLRMPSSEIRRVDIRCRATVGEVGNADQINIRWGKAGRMRWKGWRPTVRGVVMNPVDHPHGGGEGKTSGGRHPVSPWGQKEGRTRNPNRYSNNMIVRRRRANKKR, from the coding sequence ATGGCTATTCGCAAGTACAAGCCGACAACTCCGGGTCGCCGCAACAGCTCTGTTTCCGAGTTCGAGGAAGTTACTCGCTCGACGCCGGAAAAATCTCTGCTGCGTCCGCTCCCTAAATCCGGTGGCCGTAACTCTCACGGTCACATCACCACCCGTCACCGCGGCGGCGGCCACAAGCGCCGTTACCGCGTAATTGACTTCCGCCGCAACGATAAAGACGGCGTGCCCGCAAAGGTCGCTCACATTGAGTACGACCCGAACCGTACCGCTAACATCGCTCTGCTCCACTACTTCGACGGCGAGAAGCGCTACATCATTGCGCCGAAGGGCCTGAAGCAGGGCACGGTCATCGAGTCCGGCCCGACCGCCGACATCAAGGTTGGCAACAACCTGCCGCTGCGCAACATCCCGACTGGTACGACCGTCCACGCTGTGGAGCTCAAGCCGGGCGCTGGCGCGAAGCTGGCTCGTTCCGCTGGTACGTCCATCCAGCTGCTGGGTAAGGAAGGCACCTACGCGGTTCTGCGTATGCCGTCGTCCGAAATCCGCCGCGTGGACATCCGCTGCCGCGCCACCGTGGGTGAGGTCGGTAACGCCGACCAGATCAACATCCGCTGGGGTAAGGCCGGCCGCATGCGCTGGAAGGGCTGGCGCCCGACCGTGCGTGGTGTGGTTATGAACCCGGTTGATCACCCACACGGTGGTGGTGAGGGTAAGACCTCCGGTGGTCGCCACCCGGTTTCCCCGTGGGGCCAGAAGGAAGGCCGTACCCGCAACCCGAACCGTTATTCCAACAACATGATCGTTCGCCGTCGTCGCGCGAACAAGAAGCGCTAA
- the rplW gene encoding 50S ribosomal protein L23: MAKIANPRDIIIAPVVSEKTYALMEQNTYTFFVDKAANKTQIKIAVEEIFDVKVASVNTVNREGKRKRSRSGWGKRKDTKRAYVTLRDGSDSIDIFGGAA, translated from the coding sequence ATGGCTAAGATCGCCAACCCCCGCGACATCATCATCGCGCCCGTGGTCTCTGAGAAGACCTACGCGCTCATGGAGCAGAACACGTACACGTTCTTCGTGGACAAAGCTGCTAACAAGACCCAGATCAAGATTGCCGTAGAAGAGATCTTCGACGTCAAGGTTGCCTCTGTGAACACCGTCAACCGCGAGGGCAAGCGCAAGCGCTCCCGCTCCGGTTGGGGTAAGCGCAAGGACACCAAGCGCGCGTACGTGACGCTTCGCGACGGCAGCGACTCCATCGACATCTTCGGCGGCGCGGCTTAA